TCATTTTCTATGGTCTTGGGTTTGTTGAAgctattcttttttatttagggcttcaattttttaaatgtcattACTTTACGTGGTTCCGTGCTCGAATATGTAAAAGTGCTTCAACGCTTACTGGTCGAATTATTTAGAGTAGGCTTGGGAtgttgtgttttgtttttgttaattGGATGTCATTTGGGGGTAGTCTGATTGTGATTcttacaatttttttctaaaatgtcaAGTACGTAAATTTAAGAATtgggtttaatttttaattttaaaaacattgtgCATATAAGCTCAAAGCCAAGGCCAAGGGCTATGTGTATGTTGCAATGCTATTCGTGCTACCCCTTGAACCACCTGCGTGAAATGAAACAGAAGAGTCGTCGAAGATATTTCTAGATCTCCAAGGAGCTTTTGggaagcaatttttttttacttccaCTTGGTCCTCTTGTATTTACAGCATTTTCTCAATTATAGCTCATTAGAAGTCCTTCCACTGTTACCCTTTGGCCcttttttgtatattatttttaacaaatGAATGGGAGTGTTAATctaaaaaacataatatatttaaagtAAGTTATATTAATAGGAAGCTATAACAATTTATCACCAGTTGTTTAGAAGACAACTTACAAAGACACATATAAACAGcagaattatttttcttattctgTTGGTTGTTCAGTTGGTTATTCTTGCTATCAAACATTttaatatctcatataaaatttattttcctcgAGACCATGCAAGATTTTGAATTACATCGATGTTGATAACCATTTAGGAAGCATGAtgctattattttattatttattttggagtAGATACTGTTGTGCTCACATTGACTTTTGACCTGGGGACGGTTGCTATGATGTGCTGATACGCATTTAATAATTGCAACAAAGCGTGGCAGAAGTTTTTCACTTGATATTTAGTTTTCTGCTCAATCTTTAACgctctccctttttttttaccatttttcttGTTATACTTCCAGAGGCTAATGATGAGATGGAAAATAGGAATCAGGAAGAAGTTGCAGCTGTAAGTTTTTGCATCTGAATCTTGTATTTTTCTAAAAACCCAATTCTGCCATTGATCAAAAGCACAATACATTATCACTGTTTAATATACTTGTCAGGCTTCAGGATTTTCTGCAGATATTATgaaaatttcttttgttttctcttcctctttcttttgACCAATCtgcatttttccttttttctttcagatttttaaactgtttttaaagtttttaaactGTTCATTTTTATAAAGACATGATGCAAAACGTTTGCACTAGTAGCTGATATAGGTCTCTATTTATTTTCATGAATGCattagttttcttttcattgAAGTGAAACTGCCTCAAAAAATTTGATGATCTTGGGTTGCTGTAGTCTTAACTTCTgtgaacatttttaaaatttttaattattcttcAGGATCCTCCTGTAACTCAAGAAGGGACTAATGTGGATTTTGTTCCAAGCATCAATTCTAATAACACACATGGGGTGAGTGACCTCGAGAAAATTTTGAAGGAGAAGACCTTTACAAGGTAAGTACTTGAGTGCCTGTTggtcaaattatttttagtCACCTACCTCAATTCTATTTGAAGTTTTGCCTGGTTTGGTTTAGTCttgtttctgtttttgttttttttttttgtgttttgttttcgtTTATTTTCCTTGTTAGTTTTACATTGTGggaaatatatgaaaaatttgcATATATTGGAATTAGTGGCATGGTAAGAAGTTATGATATAGCGTGAAATGTATAAACCACAATGTTGCTACAATATACCATGTCAATTTTAACCTTCGGGACAGAAATTTGGTTCCATtttctatatatttattttagcaAGACATggtttcaatatttaatatgtcAAATGCTAACCACTTCACAGATTTGAGATTGATCGCTTGACTGAGCTTCTGAAATCTAGAGTTGCTGACGTTCCAAGTGGAGTTGAATCGGGGAAACTTGAACAGGTCCCTTCTACCCCTGTTATCAGTTATGGAAAACAGGAAGGATGTCCAAAATTTCCAGCTCAGAGTCAAGATGGAGTTAGCCCTCATATGGTTTCAACTCATGTTGTGAGTGCAAATGTAGGAATCTCTGTATATACTTCTTTCTGCTTTGGTTTCTGTATTGGTTAATGGCTTAGTGCTTGTTTTCCGTTGGATGCTCACAGTGAAAAGTGTGCCTCACACTTTTGACCTTATTGTCACTTGTGTAATCATTTCAGGTCCTCGATGAGGATGTTGCTTCACCTGCAGAGATTGCAAAAGCATACATGGGCAGCAGGCCTCCAAAAGCAACTCCGTTGAGTATGGCGTCCCATAGTCAAAAGTTTGGGGATGGTTTTTCTTTAGGCAATCCTTCAAAATCCCCTACTTTATCTCTCATGCCAAGGTCTCCTGGAAATTTTGATGTTGAAAATGGTTTTGTCACCCCGAGATCCCGTGGTAGATCTGCCCTGTATAGTATGGCTCGCATGCCATATTCCAGAGTTCGTGCAACCCCCAGCATAAAGGTTTGTACTCTAATGAAATACATCTGCTTTATTGTCTGATTGATTGATAGCTCATGTATTTATTAGCCTTTTCCCCCTCTGGTTCATTCTTCAGAATAGTGTAGCAACAACAGATGCTTACAGGGCCACGTCCTCATCATCTCAGTCAGCCTGGGGACAAGGGAGACTTTTGGGGTCTGAACAAGGGGTATGGTTTGTGAAAATGTTCTTTTATAAAATGTTGTATTATTGAGTAAACCTCTTAGatcatgttattttatttaatcattCTTTCTGTAGGCTTTAAAACGCCGAAACTCAGTTTTAGATGATGAAATGGGATCTGTTGGTCCTATCCGAAGAATTCGTCACAAATCCAATCACCTTTTCCCAAAAGGTTTGAGTTTACCGAGCAGTTCCACTTCTATTCCAGTAAGTGGAATTGGTTCTGAGACTTCTCAGCATTTGCAGTCTACAAAAGTACATCCATTTTCGTCTACTGGTGGGAAGGGGCTTTATTCAAGTGAGACCAAGCGTAACTTGTCCAAAATGTCTGCAGAGTCCGAAAATGATATGATACCTAGTTCAAGTTTTCCTCAAATTCCCCTCAGGTCAAGTGAGATGGCATCAAAAATATTAGAGCAGCTTGATAAATTGACCCCTCCAAAGGAAAAATCTTCAGAACTAAAGCTGCTTAGTGTGAGAAATAACTCACCCTCAAAGTTATCACCATCAATGTTGCATGGGCCAGCTCTTAGAAGCCTGGAAGATGTGGATTCAGCCAAGTATTTGGAAAATGTTGAAGGCATTCGGTCTAATGATGCCTGTGATCTTACTTCAAAAAAGAATGACAAGTTTGAGGAAAGCAGTCCGTTAAAATTTAAAGTACCGAATGATAAATCTATTTCTACAGGTAATGGTGTGGGTTCTTCAGTGCCCAAGGAGACGGTATCTGGTTCTGGTCAGCAAGTTTCATTTGTTGGCCCCTCCTTACAAACAAAATGTGCGTTCCAGATGAGTGCACATGAGGTGTGTGGTTTCCTACCTTCCAGTTTATACAATAGGTCAATTCTGTTATGTTTCTCTTTTAATATATCCCCATTCCCACATTCcccaattaaataaatgaaaagaatacTACTTGGGTTAGAGTATCTTTGTTTCAGCATTTAGCATTTCCATTTTTAGATAAGCAAATTACTtctcaattatcaaatatctttcCATTTCTGTTGAAGTTTTtcattctttatatttttcatgtgcACCCTCACCTGAACAAGAAGGTTTCACAGTATATCACAATGgaagttgttataaaaaaaagtatatctCTGTCTGTGTCCGTTGTAAAATCTCTTTGGTTCAATCTTCGATTATCTATTATTTTTGCTAGGATTTTGTGGAACAGATGTCCACTATCTATATGTCCCTTTTTAACCCCCCAAGTTGCAATGTTTACGGGTCGTCTGTCTCTTTTTGTTAGGATTTTGTGGATATGGATGAAGAAGGATATTCTAATGGGCCAGTAGCTGATATATCGATTGAGAGGCAAGAAAAAGTTAACTCATTAGTGGCAGTGAGTAAGCCGAATAATACTGAAGCCATCACAGTAGATAAACCTCAGGCTTCAATTGAGGCTAAACCACCCACGGTATCTGCAATGAACAAAATAAATGACCAAGGAAAATCCGATGTTCCTGTGACTACTGAAAAGAGCCCCATTTTTTCCTTTCCAACAACATCTTCACCTAGCATTACAGCCAATGTGATAGGTCCTGAATCAAACATGAGACCTGAAAAAATTGCTTCGTCTGAGGTACCAAAAGCAGCTACTACCCCCATATTTGGCTTTGGAGAAAAGTTTCCATCACAGAAGGAAGCAGTTTCTTTTGCCCCCACATTTGCGTTTGTAAACAAGATTACCACCTCAACCAATGAACAAAATGCTATTCCTGTTGTAACTTCTGAAGGCAACGTTCAACCAACTCAACAGGCTTCTGCTCCTACCACATTTAAATTTGGAGATAAAGCTACATTTCCTATACCAGCAAATGCCGCtacagaaaatggaaataaGAACGAAGGGTCTCCATTGTTTGCATCACCTTTAGTTAACGAAAAAGAAGGTGCTAAAGAAGGTGGCAGTGCTTCAGTTTTCAAAGCAGAGAGTTCTAGCAGCAGGTCAGTATTCTTGTTACCGTTGtcatttggacttggagcatgtttgttttgtttgtacTTTTATCATTGTTGGGTTATGTTTCTATTATTAGCTTATGTGAAATGCAcgataaattgatttgaaacaCCAGTATTCCAATTCGGTTCTGAAGATGCTCCATTGATCTTTATTATTTCGAGAAAACTTGGATACCTATACATTAACCTGGTATACTCCTTAACACTTCCGCTTTACAtcttaaattttggtttgaaagTACTTTCCATCTAATAAAGTACTTGTGAATGATGCTCTAGAAGTCTATTATCCCTTAGATTTCATAATTATGATTTGTCCTTGACTTTTACTAATTGAGGCACTTTTCTTTAAGCTTTTTGACTGTTTATTGATAGCATTACTTCCTCTTTTGTGTTTGAGCTTGATCATCTAAACATGGCATACATAAATTTATATGAAGCTAATTGATTTAAGACAATGTTGATAGATGGAACTGTTTTTCTTGTGATCTCTTTTTCAAGCTTTAGTATCTCTTGTAGCTTCTTTGTTGGAAATAGAAAGATGCATTTCTGCGTCCTCACATCTTTTTCTTTAACTGATTCAAtaaatttccttttgtttaTCATGTTAGAATATGTCAACGTTATTTTAGGGTTATATATGTGTGTGCGCACTCATTAAAAAGAATTATGTGCTTTCTGTGGTGTGAGAACAAAGTTGTGCATCAACCTAGCTACGTTTGTGGCTCTGCTTGGGCTTAGGACATGAAATATTGACACATCCTATTGATTGAAatttctctcattcaccttCCAATGATATAGGGGTGATACTTATGCCTTACAAAATTTTCTTGTAACTGATGTTTTGGACAGTTTTAATTGCAGCATTCCGTCATTTGGAGTTCCAAAAGAGTCCATGTCAGAGAAAGCTGGTGATAAGAGTTCGAGTGCTGGTTTTGCAGTCGGTACATCTGGGAGCTTGTTTTCGTCATCTGTCTCAACATCAATATCAACACCAACTTCGGGTTTGTTTTCTTTTAGCTCCCCTAGCACTAATTCAAATCTCAACAACGGATCTCTTGTTTCTACCACTCCATCTTTTCCCACCCCAGCCACCACTTTTTCGAATAATATAACAAATCAGAATTCATCCATCAAACCATCTTTCAATGCTGCTGCTAGCAATAGTGAACCCGTCACCACTACTAGTCTTCCTACTTCTTCTCTCATGCCATCCTTTTCGGCTGCACCTATTTCCAAATTTGGGAGCTCTAGTGTTCCTTCTACTTCTGCTCCGGCTCTATCAGCACCAAGCGGAGTTGGATCCATCGAGTCCAAGACCAAGCAAGAGACAACCTTCGGCAATTTAAGTGGTATTCCTCCAAGCGACCTATCGGCTGTTAAAGTATCTAGTACTGGAAGCAGTGTTTTCCAATTTGGAGCTGCATCCACTCCTTCAGATTCTAATAAACGACCAGCAAATTCAACTTTCACTCCAAGCAACGTACCTACATTTGGTGCTTCGTTTTCACCTGTTAGTAGTGGGCTTGCATCTTCTACTCAGAGTACACCTGTTTTGCAGTTCAATTCATCATCTACATCATTTGGTTTGACTGGGAATACGGGTTTGGCCTCTGGCAGTTCTCTGTTTGGTTCTTCAGCTCCAGCATCTAATTTGTTCGCTTCAGGCCCGACTTTTGGGCTTGCTTCCTCCAGTTCCTCTGTTAATAATTCTGTCAGCTCCAGTGCTGGTACTAGTTCTAGCTTCTTTAACTGGCAGCCTTCCTC
This genomic window from Benincasa hispida cultivar B227 chromosome 4, ASM972705v1, whole genome shotgun sequence contains:
- the LOC120075215 gene encoding nuclear pore complex protein NUP1-like isoform X1, whose amino-acid sequence is MATEREEVRYEGGRGGKFQKRPIRRSHTTPYDRPPTALRNSAGKGWLSKLVDPAQKLITSSAHRLFSSVFRKRLPPPPPSLPLSREANDEMENRNQEEVAADPPVTQEGTNVDFVPSINSNNTHGVSDLEKILKEKTFTRFEIDRLTELLKSRVADVPSGVESGKLEQVPSTPVISYGKQEGCPKFPAQSQDGVSPHMVSTHVVSANVLDEDVASPAEIAKAYMGSRPPKATPLSMASHSQKFGDGFSLGNPSKSPTLSLMPRSPGNFDVENGFVTPRSRGRSALYSMARMPYSRVRATPSIKNSVATTDAYRATSSSSQSAWGQGRLLGSEQGALKRRNSVLDDEMGSVGPIRRIRHKSNHLFPKGLSLPSSSTSIPVSGIGSETSQHLQSTKVHPFSSTGGKGLYSSETKRNLSKMSAESENDMIPSSSFPQIPLRSSEMASKILEQLDKLTPPKEKSSELKLLSVRNNSPSKLSPSMLHGPALRSLEDVDSAKYLENVEGIRSNDACDLTSKKNDKFEESSPLKFKVPNDKSISTGNGVGSSVPKETVSGSGQQVSFVGPSLQTKCAFQMSAHEDFVDMDEEGYSNGPVADISIERQEKVNSLVAVSKPNNTEAITVDKPQASIEAKPPTVSAMNKINDQGKSDVPVTTEKSPIFSFPTTSSPSITANVIGPESNMRPEKIASSEVPKAATTPIFGFGEKFPSQKEAVSFAPTFAFVNKITTSTNEQNAIPVVTSEGNVQPTQQASAPTTFKFGDKATFPIPANAATENGNKNEGSPLFASPLVNEKEGAKEGGSASVFKAESSSSSFNCSIPSFGVPKESMSEKAGDKSSSAGFAVGTSGSLFSSSVSTSISTPTSGLFSFSSPSTNSNLNNGSLVSTTPSFPTPATTFSNNITNQNSSIKPSFNAAASNSEPVTTTSLPTSSLMPSFSAAPISKFGSSSVPSTSAPALSAPSGVGSIESKTKQETTFGNLSGIPPSDLSAVKVSSTGSSVFQFGAASTPSDSNKRPANSTFTPSNVPTFGASFSPVSSGLASSTQSTPVLQFNSSSTSFGLTGNTGLASGSSLFGSSAPASNLFASGPTFGLASSSSSVNNSVSSSAGTSSSFFNWQPSSTPSFSTGFSSTPTGGFSFGLSSSSAASNSAPVLFGSSSTGSLTPSMFSFTSAATATTSQPAFGNSNHGFTFGSTPPANNDQANMEDSMAEDTVQTVTSPMPSFGQQPLTPPPSSGFVFGSTAPPLGASPFQFGGSQQNVPTPQNNPSPFQASGSLDFNASAGGSFSLGAGGGDKSNRKFVKVKSKSRKKP
- the LOC120075215 gene encoding nuclear pore complex protein NUP1-like isoform X2; the encoded protein is MATEREEVRYEGGRGGKFQKRPIRRSHTTPYDRPPTALRNSAGKGWLSKLVDPAQKLITSSAHRLFSSVFRKRLPPPPPSLPLSREANDEMENRNQEEVAADPPVTQEGTNVDFVPSINSNNTHGVSDLEKILKEKTFTRFEIDRLTELLKSRVADVPSGVESGKLEQVPSTPVISYGKQEGCPKFPAQSQDGVSPHMVSTHVVSANVLDEDVASPAEIAKAYMGSRPPKATPLSMASHSQKFGDGFSLGNPSKSPTLSLMPRSPGNFDVENGFVTPRSRGRSALYSMARMPYSRVRATPSIKNSVATTDAYRATSSSSQSAWGQGRLLGSEQGALKRRNSVLDDEMGSVGPIRRIRHKSNHLFPKGLSLPSSSTSIPVSGIGSETSQHLQSTKVHPFSSTGGKGLYSSETKRNLSKMSAESENDMIPSSSFPQIPLRSSEMASKILEQLDKLTPPKEKSSELKLLSVRNNSPSKLSPSMLHGPALRSLEDVDSAKYLENVEGIRSNDACDLTSKKNDKFEESSPLKFKVPNDKSISTGNGVGSSVPKETVSGSGQQVSFVGPSLQTKCAFQMSAHEDFVDMDEEGYSNGPVADISIERQEKVNSLVAVSKPNNTEAITVDKPQASIEAKPPTVSAMNKINDQGKSDVPVTTEKSPIFSFPTTSSPSITANVIGPESNMRPEKIASSEVPKAATTPIFGFGEKFPSQKEAVSFAPTFAFVNKITTSTNEQNAIPVVTSEGNVQPTQQASAPTTFKFGDKATFPIPANAATENGNKNEGSPLFASPLVNEKEGAKEGGSASVFKAESSSSSIPSFGVPKESMSEKAGDKSSSAGFAVGTSGSLFSSSVSTSISTPTSGLFSFSSPSTNSNLNNGSLVSTTPSFPTPATTFSNNITNQNSSIKPSFNAAASNSEPVTTTSLPTSSLMPSFSAAPISKFGSSSVPSTSAPALSAPSGVGSIESKTKQETTFGNLSGIPPSDLSAVKVSSTGSSVFQFGAASTPSDSNKRPANSTFTPSNVPTFGASFSPVSSGLASSTQSTPVLQFNSSSTSFGLTGNTGLASGSSLFGSSAPASNLFASGPTFGLASSSSSVNNSVSSSAGTSSSFFNWQPSSTPSFSTGFSSTPTGGFSFGLSSSSAASNSAPVLFGSSSTGSLTPSMFSFTSAATATTSQPAFGNSNHGFTFGSTPPANNDQANMEDSMAEDTVQTVTSPMPSFGQQPLTPPPSSGFVFGSTAPPLGASPFQFGGSQQNVPTPQNNPSPFQASGSLDFNASAGGSFSLGAGGGDKSNRKFVKVKSKSRKKP
- the LOC120075215 gene encoding nuclear pore complex protein NUP1-like isoform X3 gives rise to the protein MATEREEVRYEGGRGGKFQKRPIRRSHTTPYDRPPTALRNSAGKGWLSKLVDPAQKLITSSAHRLFSSVFRKRLPPPPPSLPLSREANDEMENRNQEEVAADPPVTQEGTNVDFVPSINSNNTHGVSDLEKILKEKTFTRFEIDRLTELLKSRVADVPSGVESGKLEQVPSTPVISYGKQEGCPKFPAQSQDGVSPHMVSTHVVLDEDVASPAEIAKAYMGSRPPKATPLSMASHSQKFGDGFSLGNPSKSPTLSLMPRSPGNFDVENGFVTPRSRGRSALYSMARMPYSRVRATPSIKNSVATTDAYRATSSSSQSAWGQGRLLGSEQGALKRRNSVLDDEMGSVGPIRRIRHKSNHLFPKGLSLPSSSTSIPVSGIGSETSQHLQSTKVHPFSSTGGKGLYSSETKRNLSKMSAESENDMIPSSSFPQIPLRSSEMASKILEQLDKLTPPKEKSSELKLLSVRNNSPSKLSPSMLHGPALRSLEDVDSAKYLENVEGIRSNDACDLTSKKNDKFEESSPLKFKVPNDKSISTGNGVGSSVPKETVSGSGQQVSFVGPSLQTKCAFQMSAHEDFVDMDEEGYSNGPVADISIERQEKVNSLVAVSKPNNTEAITVDKPQASIEAKPPTVSAMNKINDQGKSDVPVTTEKSPIFSFPTTSSPSITANVIGPESNMRPEKIASSEVPKAATTPIFGFGEKFPSQKEAVSFAPTFAFVNKITTSTNEQNAIPVVTSEGNVQPTQQASAPTTFKFGDKATFPIPANAATENGNKNEGSPLFASPLVNEKEGAKEGGSASVFKAESSSSSFNCSIPSFGVPKESMSEKAGDKSSSAGFAVGTSGSLFSSSVSTSISTPTSGLFSFSSPSTNSNLNNGSLVSTTPSFPTPATTFSNNITNQNSSIKPSFNAAASNSEPVTTTSLPTSSLMPSFSAAPISKFGSSSVPSTSAPALSAPSGVGSIESKTKQETTFGNLSGIPPSDLSAVKVSSTGSSVFQFGAASTPSDSNKRPANSTFTPSNVPTFGASFSPVSSGLASSTQSTPVLQFNSSSTSFGLTGNTGLASGSSLFGSSAPASNLFASGPTFGLASSSSSVNNSVSSSAGTSSSFFNWQPSSTPSFSTGFSSTPTGGFSFGLSSSSAASNSAPVLFGSSSTGSLTPSMFSFTSAATATTSQPAFGNSNHGFTFGSTPPANNDQANMEDSMAEDTVQTVTSPMPSFGQQPLTPPPSSGFVFGSTAPPLGASPFQFGGSQQNVPTPQNNPSPFQASGSLDFNASAGGSFSLGAGGGDKSNRKFVKVKSKSRKKP